The DNA region AAGGTCTAAACCCAGATTTGAGAGTTAATTATAATATTTCCTGGGAAATAAGACGGTAATAAAAAAACCCCTCTATATAGAGGGGAATGATGAATGATTTTTAAGTAAGACTTCGATTAGAAGAATAGCCATTGGATTAACAACCTTATACTTGATTTCTAGACCTTCACGTTTACCTTCAATAATATGCGCTGACTTTAGCTTGGCTATATGTTGAGATACGGTTGATTGGGGTATACTCAGACAGCTTTGCATATAAGTAACATTACA from Petrocella atlantisensis includes:
- a CDS encoding ArsR/SmtB family transcription factor, which translates into the protein MELETYDEIAELLKVLGHPARLCIVDGLLKNPGCNVTYMQSCLSIPQSTVSQHIAKLKSAHIIEGKREGLEIKYKVVNPMAILLIEVLLKNHSSFPSI